DNA sequence from the Acidobacteriota bacterium genome:
GCCGTATGTTACGATTTTTGACGGGTGACGTGCCTGCCACCACGACTGGCGACGAAAACACATGCGAAAACTTGGGTCGACCCTTCTGCTGCTGACCGCCCTCGCCCTTCTCTACCCGCTCCACGCGCAGTTCAAGAGCGGCACGCGGATGGTCCCGCTGTACGTCACGGTGACCGACGCGGGAAAGCGACTCGTCGCTGACCTGGCGAAGGACGACTTCGAGCTGTTCGAAGATGACCGGCCGCGCGCGATCGACCTGTTCGAGAACGAGCACATCCCCATCGCGGTCGCCGTCATGCTGGACACGAGCGGCAGCATGACGCTGGTGCTGGACCGCGTGAAGGCGGGCGCCGAGCAGTTTCTCATCCGCCTTCACCCGGACGACCAGGGGGCCGTCGGCGCGTTCAGCGACAAGATCTACGTGAGCGGCCTCACCGACGATCGCGATTCCCTCGTCGCGGAGCTGAAGGAGCTGGACTTCGGCTATCCGACCCGGCTGTACGATGCCCTGAGCGAGGCGATGCTGCAGCTGCGCCAGGCGGACCGGCGGAAGGTGGTCCTCGTGTTCACCGACGGCGAAGACACCGCCAGCCGCACGGGCCGCGACGCCGTGGTCGATCGCGCGAGAAACGAAAACGTGATGGTCTACGGAATCGGGATGCGGACGGTCGTCGGTCCGGTGCGATCGCGCCCGGACCGTGTGTTGAAGAAGCTGGCGGACGAAACCGGCGGCGGCTACTACGAGTTGAAGCAGCAGGATCCGCTGACGTCCACCTTTACGGAGATCGCCACCGAGCTGCACAGCCAGTACGTCCTCGGGTTCGTTCCCGAGCGGCTGGACGGCAGAGTGCACAAGCTCGAAGTGCGCGTGAAGAGGCCCGGCCTGACTGCGCGGTCGCGGAAGTCGTACCTGGCGGCCCCGGAAGGCTCCGGGACGCGGTCGCTCAGGCTAGATCAGGATGACCGCGACCATCGCGGCGACGAGCAGAATTCCCACGACGGCTTCGGCGGTGCTCGAGAAATCCAGTTCCCACATGGTGTGTTTCCCCCTACAGAGGATTAGACGAGGGAAGGGGACGCGGAGTTTAAGTGGGACAGTCACACTTTCCGGACCGCTGCGCGGAAAGTGTGACTGTCCCACTTAAACTCGCTGGCCTCAGTGACCACCGGAAATAGTCGGGACGATCTCGACGCGATCTCCATCCCTCAACGGCTGCTGCAGCAGGTCATGCAGGACCAGCTCATCATTGACGGCAAAGCTGAGCAGCGCGTCGTCGAATTTCTCTGAAAACCCCGGTACGCGTCCCGCGAGCACGTCGATGAGAGCGGCAAGGCTGGCGACCGGCTCGTCCACCGCCAAGACGTCGGCACCCCCCTGGCGCAGCATCGCGGGCAGGCGGACGGTCACCATCAGTGCCCTCCCTCGAGGATGCCGGTGAGCTCCCGCCGCCACTCCGCCTCTGGCAGGCCGTCCTGATCGAGCCCTGAGATCTCGTAAAACCGCGACAGCATCCGCTGGAATTCCTCGCGGTCGATCTTCTCTCCCTTGTACGCGCCAACCTGGATGGGCTCATCGAACCAGCGGTCGGGCAGCGTGTCGTCCTTGCGGCCAACGCCGAAGCGGTGATTCACGAGCCGCTCGACCCCCATGATGTTCTGCCCCACGCGGTCGAGTTCCGGCACCCCGAAATCAAGGCCGGTCACGTTGGCGATCTGCCCCGCGAACTCGTCGAGACCCGGAAGCGATGGGCTGTTGAACAGCTGTGTCGTGAAACGGCACATTCCGACCGCGTCCCCGACCGCGAAGATGTTCTCGCACGCACGGACCGCGCGCTCCTTGCCGTCGTAGCTGTTCGGGGCCGCGCTGACCTGGCCGCCGTAGAGCCGCGCCTTGAACGCGGGGTCGTCGTTGATGCGCGCGTTGATCTCCAGCGTCACCCGGTTGCGCAGGTGGTCCATGCCGCGTGTCGAGACCGCGAGGCCGAGCGCGAACGCCTTCAGGATGCGCGAGTCGTGCGGATCGCTCTGCATCAGGCCCTTCACGGCCATCCGGTAGCGCAACGCCTCGGCGGGATACCAGCCTTTCTCCACGGCGCGCGTGCCCTCCGCCACGACGTCGCCGAAGCCTTCGCGCGCGGCGACCATGAACAGCAATCGTTCGATCGAGTCCGCGCGTCCCCACTCGAGATCGAGCCCGCCGGTCTCCTTCGTCGTGATGATCCGGCGCTGGAACAGCTCCATCGCCCACGCGATGGCCGAGCCGGTGGACGCCGTGTCGAGTCCCAGATCGTTGCAGATGTTGTTCAACCGGATGACCGTTTCGACGCGGTCGATCCCCAGGTTCGGCCCGAACTTCCCGAGCGTCACGTACTCCGGCCCATCGCCGCGGCCGTATTTGTCCGCCGCGTCGGTCTTGAGGTCGTTGAGCGGGCGGCAGTTCACCGGGCAGCGGAAGCACCCCGCCATGCCGGGCCGGTACGGATCGATATTCTCCGCGTCGAGCCGGTCGGTCCACGTCGTTTCCTGGTTGTTCTTCGTGCCCATCGCGCCGAGCAGGCGGCTCGGGCGATACAGAAACGGGGTGCCCCGTGTCTTCAGCGCGTGCTGGACGACGGAGGTGGCGAGCAGGCGCTGGGCGATGTCGCGGTTGTACGGCTTGTACGGCTGGCTGGTCTCGAAGTCGCGCGTCTGCCCCTGCACGAGCACGGCCTTGAGGCGCAGCGCGCCCATCTTCGCGCCGGGACCACCGCGCGCGTAACACGCCTTCGGGCCCGCCATGATCGCGCTCGTGAGCACCTGGCGCTCTCCGGCGCGCGTGATGTTCACCATCGCGATGTCGCGGGCCCAGGTGCCGTGGAAATCGTCCGCGATCCGGTCGCGCAGGTCGATGTTGTCGAGACCCACGTACGTCGTGGCATCCAGGAACTCGACGCCCTCGGCATGAACCCGCAGCATCGTCCAGATCGCGCTGCGCCCGTACAGCACCAGATGATCGACGCCGCACATCCGCAGGAACGATGGGAAGTAGTCCCCGGCATTGCAGTCCATCAGCACGCCCGATTCGGGGGACCACGAGGTCGCGTTGCCCCGCGCAGCGCTCGGCACGATGCCGGTCAGCACTCCCGACCCGAAGATGAGCGGGACGTCTGGATGGAGGGGATGCCGCCGCTCGTCGAGCAGCCGATACAGGTAGAACATGTTCGCGCCCCGCCCGCCGAGCAGGGTGCGGATGACGCGAAGCGGCGTGTAGCCGCGCTGCACCTCGCGTCGTTCGAGATCCACGAACAGCGTCGCCCCCTGGCTGGGAAATTGCGGCGCCCGTGGAAGTTCGCTCGCGAGCCGCGCGACGCGATCCCGAATCATCAGGCTAAGTGTACAATCTTCCGACTTCGGAGGATGCATGCGTTCACGTGTTGCGATACTCAGCCTCACCGTGGCGGCCGTCACAGCCGCTGCGTGTGGAAAGTCAGAACAGCAGAAGGCGGCCGAAGCCGCCGCGACACAGCTGGAGGAAGCCGCGAAGAGCGCCGAGGCGGGAGATACCGCCAAGAGCCTCCAGGAGATGGGCAAGGCGCTGGGCGCCCTGGCAGGCTCCGGTTCGGGAGAGAACAAACCCGTGGAGCCCGTCAGTTTCAAGGAGCTCCAGCTGGCGTTTCCCGAGTTCGAGGGTTGGGAGAAGGGCAAGCCGACCGGCGAGAGGATGTCCAGCCCGGTGCCGTTCTCCGAGGCGGAAGTGAGTTACACGAAGGATGACGCGCGGATTACCGCGAAGCTCGTGGACTCGGGATTCAACCAGCTCCTGATCGCGCCGCTGTCCATGTACCTCGCGGCGGGGTACGAGAAGGAAACGGAAGAGGGCTACGAGCGCTCCGCCAAGGTCGCCGGCTACCCGGGCTGGGAGAAGTGGAACACCGAGTCGAAATCCGGCGAAGTCAGCGCCGTCGTCGGCAAGCGGTTCATCCTCACGGTCGAGGGGGACAACCTCGAGGACACGAAGGTGCTGCACCAGCTCGCCGCGAAGGCGAACTTGAAGGGGCTGCCAGCGAAGTAGAAAAAAGGGGCCGGGAGCCTTCTTCCTGTCCAAAGGCGGGAAAAAGGCTCCCGACCCCTTTTTTCACAGACGAAACCCCTCCTTCAGCGCATCATCGCTCTGAATGACGAACGTGTGCTCCCCCGTGATCCATGCCGATCCCTGTATCTCGGGGATGATCGCGGGCAGGTCGGCCACCGTCTCGCGTCCCACCACGCGTCCGCGGAACGTGGTGCCGACGATGGATTCGTGCGTGAACGGCGCATCGGGCTGCAGCAGCCCCATCGCGTCGAGCACCGCCATCACGGCACACGTGCCGGTGCCGCACGGCGAGCGATCGATCTCGGCGTCGGCGAAGACCGTGACGTTCTTCAAGTCTGCGCCGGGCGTCTCCGGCGGTCCGGTGAAGATCGTTCCGTAGATCCCGGCGAGCCCGGGCTCGAGCGGGTGTTCGACGCGGAAGGCCCCTTCGATCTGCTCCTTGATGGCCATGCCGGCGCGGCGGACGTCCGGAAGCGCGCGCGGCTGCAGCGCAACACCCGCGGCCTCGCTGTCCACGATCGCGTAGAAGGCGCCGCCGAACGCCACGTCGGCGCGAAACCGGCGGTCTCGCAGCCGCACCGGCACCCCGGCGTGGAGCACGAACGACGGCACGTTGACGAAGCGCACGTGCTCGACGCGGCCGTCCGGCCGCCGCGAGAACCGCGCGCGGACGGGCCCCGCCGGCGAGTCCAGCACGATCTCTGCCTGCCTGTCGCGAAGCGTGAGCAGCCCCCGCTCGAGCGCGATCGTCACGACGGCGATGACCCCGTGCCCGCACATCGTGCTGTAGCCTTCGTTGTGCATGAACAGCACGCCCGCGTCGGCGCCGGGGCTGACCGGCTCGGTCAGCAGCGCGCCGTACATGTCGGCGTGCCCGCGCGGTTCGAGCATCAGCGCGCGGCGCAGGGCGTCGTGCTCCGCGAGCACGTGCGCCCGCTTCTCGAGCATGGTCTTGCCGTGCACCTCGGGGAAGCCGTCGACAATCAGGCGCAGCGGCTCTCCCCCGGCGTGTGCGTCAATCGTTCGAATTCGCGTCTCGGCCATTTCGGGTAATATCCTAACCCCGCGTGAAGGCGTTCTACTGCGACAACTTCGTGCTGCCGCTGCCGGCCGCGCACTCCTTCCCGATGGCGAAGTACGCGCGCCTGCACGAGCGGATCGTGGTCGAGGGGATCCTCCGGCCCGAGGACCTGGTCGTGCCGCGCGCCGCCCGTTGGGACGAACTGGCATTCGTGCACACGGCGGAGTATCTGTCGGCCGTCGCGTCCGGCACGCTGTCGCCCGAGGCGCAGCGCCGGATCGGGTTCCCGTGGTCTCCCGCGATGGTGGAGCGCGCGCGCCGCTCCGTGGGGGCCTCGATCGAAGCCTCGCACGCGGCGATCATGGACGGCGCGGCCGCCAACCTTGCGGGCGGCACCCATCATGCCTTCGCCGACGGCGGGGCCGGTTACTGCGTGTTCAACGACGTCGCGGTCGCCGCGCGCGTGCTGCTCGAGGAAGGGCGTGCCTCGCGCGTGGCCGTGCTCGACACCGACGTGCACCAGGGGGACGGCACCGCCCTCATTTTCCGAGATGCGCCGGAGGTCTTCACCTGTTCCCTGCACGGGGCCAACAACTTTCCCTTCACGAAGCAGCGCAGCGACCTCGATATCGTGTTCGAGGACGGCACGCGCGATGACGAATACCTCCGGCGTCTCGGGGAGGCGCTCGAGGCGGTCGTGGCGCACCGTCCCGACGTGTTGTTCTACGTCGCGGGCGCGGATCCGTACGAGCACGATCGGCTGGGGCGCTTGAAGCTGACGATCACGGGCCTCGCCGAGCGTGACCGGCTCGTGTTCGGCACCGCCGTGTCGCGACGCATTCCCGTGTCGGTGTGCATGGCGGGGGGCTACGCCCCCGACGTCGACGCGATCGCCTCGATCCATGCGAACACCGTCCGCGAGGCGCAGCGGGCCTTGGCGATGGCGAAACGCCGCGGGGTGAATGGATCGGGGAAGATAACGAAATGGCCGTAGTCCTCGGGGAGTCCGACGTCCGCCAGCTGCTCCGCATGCCGGACCTGATCGACACCATGGAGCGCTCGCTGCTCGCCTTCTCCAGCGACCAGGTGGAACAGCCGCTCCGCACCGTGCTGCGCGTGGGAGCCGACATCGCGTTTTTCGGGCTGATGCCGGCGTTCCAGGCGCATCCTCCCGCGCTCGGCGCCAAGCTCGTGACCGTGGCGCCAGGAAATGCCGGCAAGGGGCTGCCGACACACCTCGCGACGATCCTGCTGATCGATCCCGCAACGGGCGAGCTGCTCGCGGTGCTCGATGGGCGCTTCATCACCGAGGCACGAACGGCGGCCGTGTCGGCGGCCGCCACCCGCGCGTTGGCGCGCGCCGATGCGGGCGTGCTGGCGATCCTCGGCACGGGGGTGCAGGCGCACAGCCACCTGGAGGCGCTCGCGCTCGTGCGGCCGCTCCGCGAAGTGCGGGTGTGGAGCCCCACCGCGGCGCACCGCGATCGCTTCGCGGACGAGCACGGCGGCTTCGCGGGGCGGGTCGTCGCCGCGGGGTCTCCTCAGGCGGCAGTGGACGGCGCGGACCTGATCATCACCGCGACCTCGTCGGCCGAGCCGGTGCTGGAGAGCGCCTGGGTGCGCGACGGCGCCCACATCTGCGCCGTGGGCGCGTGCCGCCCCGACATGCGCGAGCTGGACACGGAGCTCGTCTCGCGCGCGCGCGTCTACGTGGACTCCCGCCGCGGCGCGCTGGCCGAAAGCGGCGACCTCCTTATCCCGATCGAGGAGGGGCGGTACTCGGCCGATCGCATCATCGGCGAGCTGGGCGAGCTGTTCGCGGGACGCATCGCCGGCCGTGAGAGCGGTCGCGACGTCACGATCTTCGAGTCGCTGGGCATGGCGATCGAAGACGTGGCCGCCGCCGATCTGGTGTACCGGAGGGCGGCGGAGGTGGGGCTCGGCCGTGGGTTGGTGCTGTAGACCGGGTGTGGCCGCCGCGCTGGCGACGGTGGTCATCGCGTTCGCGCCGGCGCATGCGGCCGCGCAGTCGCCCGCAGACCTGCGGCGCGAGGCGTTCGATCTCGCCTACAACCTCGATCACGACGCCGCGCAGGCGGCGCTCGAGCGGGCGCTCGCGCTCGCACCAGACGATGGGGGGACGCATCGGGCGATCGCGACGATCACGTGGCTGAACATCCTGTATCAACGCGGCGCGATCACGGTCGATCACTATCTGGGCAGCGTCGCCAGGCCGCGCGTGGACGTCACACCCCCGCCGCCGGCGCTGGACCGGCGGTTCGACCGGCATTGCGATCGCGCCCTCATGCTGGCGCGCGCGTGGATCGCGCGCGCGCCGAGGTCCGCGCAGGCGCATTACGATCTCGGCGCCGCCCTCGGACTGCGCGCGTCGTACACCGCGTCGGTTGAAGGGCGGCTGCGCGCGGGCTTTCTGGCGGCGCGCGGCGCCTTTGACGCGCATGAAAAGGTCCTCAGCCTCGACCCGCGCCGCCACGACGCCGCACTGGTCCTCGGTAGCTATCGATACATCGTCGCAACGATGTCGCTTCCGATGCGCTGGATGGCGTACCTCGCGGGGTTCGGGGGCGGCAAGGTGCGCGGGATCGAGCTGCTGGAGCGCGCCGCGGCCTACAACGCCGATTCACAAACGGAGGCGCGCTTCGCGCTGATTCTCGTCTACAACCGGGAGCGGCGCTTCGACGAGGCGCTGCGTGTCATAGGCGAACTGCAGGGGCAATTCCCTCGTAACCGGCTATTAGCGCTGGAGCATGGGGCGACCGCGCTGCGGGCAGGCCGCGCCGCGGACGCCGAGAGGGTGCTGTCGGAAGGCATCGGGCGGTTCGAGGGTGACACGCGGCCGAAAGCGGGCGGCGAAGCAGCGATGTGGCACTATAAGCGCGGCGCCGCGCGCGTTCGCCTGCAGCGGCTGAACGAGGCGGCCGCGGACCTGCGCCTCGCGCTCGCACCGGGCGTTCCGGGCTGGATTCGCGGCCGCGCGACGTCGGAGGCGGGCCGCATCGCCGATCTCCGCGGCGATCGCCGCACCGCCAGCGCGCGCTATCGTGAAGCCATCGCGCTCTGCGAAGCCGATCGCGATCCGTTGTGCGTCGCCGAAGCGCGCGCGCTGCTGAACCGTAAGTAGGTATGTCGCTCCCCCGCTGGGCCTGGGCCGTCATCATCGTCGCCGCGCTGTTCGTCATCGGCATCATCGCCATGGCGGGGGCCGGCGTGTATTTCGTGACGCGCCAGGTCCAGGTCGGCTCCGCCACGCCGGCGCGGGCCGAGTCGCTCTTCGACGAGACCCGCGCGCGCTTCAGGAACGTCAGGCCGCTCATCGAGCTGGACCACGACGGTGACATCCTGCGATCGCACCTGCGCGAAGCGCGCGAGGAACGCGAGCAAAAGGGGGGCGCGCGCATCCCGGTCGAGGCGCTGCACGTCCTCGCCTGGGATGCCGACGAGGAAAAAGTCATCCAGATCGCGATTCCTTTCTGGCTCCTGCGCCTCAAGAGAGGTCCGATCGAGGTCTTCTCCGAAACGGCCGGCCTGCGGCGCGCGGGTCTGCGCATCACCGTCGACGACATCGAGTCGCTCGGACCCTCGCTCCTCATCGATCAGCGCGGCCGCGACGGCGACCGTGTCCTCGTTTGGACCCAGTAGCTGTCGCCCCCGGAGGGCGGTGGATCGCATTTAACTCCCTCCAAGCCAACATCTTGCGGTAGGCGCCTCTTTTGCAGACTCGCGGAATGCGCCGGGAGCGATGCCAGGTGCGCCCGCTGGAGAACAAGACGATGACCGGACGGATGAAGATCGTTTCGCTTGCGGTGATTGTGACGATCGCGCCGGCGTTCACGGCCTGCGCGTACGCGCAGCACGGCCCGCGTGGGGGGTACGGCTACGGGCGCGTGGCTTCCCCGGCCTTCGACGTCGGGTATCGCGAGGGGCTCGAGCACGGCGCCAGGGACGCCCGGCGCGGCCGTGGCTGGGGGCTGGAGCACGACCGCGACTACCAGCACGCCGACAAGGGATGGCATCGGCGCTACGGCAGCCGCGAGGAATATCGCCACGAGTTCCGTCGCGGGTACGAGCGCGGCTATCGTGAAGCGTTTGCGCGCTACGACGCGTACGGACGCGGCGGCGGCTACGGGACGTACCCGCCCGGCGGCCGCTACCCTGATGCGCGCGACCCGGAGACCCGTTACCCTGGCGGCGCGTATCCGCGCGGTGGGTATGGCTATCGCTCGCCTGCCGCAGAGTACGGGTACCGCGAAGGGTACGAGCGCGGCCGCGAGGCGGCGCGCGATCGCGACCGGTACGATCCGGCACGCGAGCGCTGGTATCGCGAGGGCGATCGGCACTACGACCGGCGGTACGGCTCTCGCGAGCAGTGGAAGAACGAGTATCGCGAGGCGTTCCGGCAGGGATACGACCAGGGCTACCGCCAGGCGCGGTACTAGGACAGCCTGAGGAAGCGCTTCATGCGCAGGAGGAAAGTCGCTTCCACCTGCGGCGCGCTCGCGGCGGCGGCGCTGTCACGCACCGTGTGCAGCTCCGTCCGCCGCTCCATCGCGGCCCGGCCGACTCGCTCGAGCACGGCCGGGTCTGCTGATGCCACCTGGCGGAACATCTCCGCGTCGATCTCGAACACGCGGCAGTCGCCGCGCGCCGACACCGTGGCCGTGCGAGGCTCGCCGGTGAGCAGCGACATCTCGCCGAAGTAGTCGCCGGGTCCGAGCGTCGCGACTTCGCCCCCCGGCTCCACCGTCACCACGGCTTTTCCAGACGACACCACGAACAGCGACGAACCCGCGTCCCCTTGCCGGACGATGGCGTCGCCGTGGCCGAACAACCGCTCGCGCGACGCGGCGGCCAGCCGCTCGTGCTCCCGGGGGGACAGCGAGGCGAAGATGCCGGCCGTGCCGAGAATGCGCGCGCGCTCCACCAGGCGCTCCGGCGGATCCGCGGGCGGCTCCTGCCGTGAGTACTCCACCTGGATCGGCCACGGGATCTCGATCCCATGACGGTGAAGCGCGTAATAGATCGCGGTGC
Encoded proteins:
- a CDS encoding ornithine cyclodeaminase family protein, whose translation is MAVVLGESDVRQLLRMPDLIDTMERSLLAFSSDQVEQPLRTVLRVGADIAFFGLMPAFQAHPPALGAKLVTVAPGNAGKGLPTHLATILLIDPATGELLAVLDGRFITEARTAAVSAAATRALARADAGVLAILGTGVQAHSHLEALALVRPLREVRVWSPTAAHRDRFADEHGGFAGRVVAAGSPQAAVDGADLIITATSSAEPVLESAWVRDGAHICAVGACRPDMRELDTELVSRARVYVDSRRGALAESGDLLIPIEEGRYSADRIIGELGELFAGRIAGRESGRDVTIFESLGMAIEDVAAADLVYRRAAEVGLGRGLVL
- a CDS encoding VWA domain-containing protein, with protein sequence MRKLGSTLLLLTALALLYPLHAQFKSGTRMVPLYVTVTDAGKRLVADLAKDDFELFEDDRPRAIDLFENEHIPIAVAVMLDTSGSMTLVLDRVKAGAEQFLIRLHPDDQGAVGAFSDKIYVSGLTDDRDSLVAELKELDFGYPTRLYDALSEAMLQLRQADRRKVVLVFTDGEDTASRTGRDAVVDRARNENVMVYGIGMRTVVGPVRSRPDRVLKKLADETGGGYYELKQQDPLTSTFTEIATELHSQYVLGFVPERLDGRVHKLEVRVKRPGLTARSRKSYLAAPEGSGTRSLRLDQDDRDHRGDEQNSHDGFGGAREIQFPHGVFPPTED
- a CDS encoding proline racemase family protein, whose translation is MAETRIRTIDAHAGGEPLRLIVDGFPEVHGKTMLEKRAHVLAEHDALRRALMLEPRGHADMYGALLTEPVSPGADAGVLFMHNEGYSTMCGHGVIAVVTIALERGLLTLRDRQAEIVLDSPAGPVRARFSRRPDGRVEHVRFVNVPSFVLHAGVPVRLRDRRFRADVAFGGAFYAIVDSEAAGVALQPRALPDVRRAGMAIKEQIEGAFRVEHPLEPGLAGIYGTIFTGPPETPGADLKNVTVFADAEIDRSPCGTGTCAVMAVLDAMGLLQPDAPFTHESIVGTTFRGRVVGRETVADLPAIIPEIQGSAWITGEHTFVIQSDDALKEGFRL
- a CDS encoding histone deacetylase; translated protein: MKAFYCDNFVLPLPAAHSFPMAKYARLHERIVVEGILRPEDLVVPRAARWDELAFVHTAEYLSAVASGTLSPEAQRRIGFPWSPAMVERARRSVGASIEASHAAIMDGAAANLAGGTHHAFADGGAGYCVFNDVAVAARVLLEEGRASRVAVLDTDVHQGDGTALIFRDAPEVFTCSLHGANNFPFTKQRSDLDIVFEDGTRDDEYLRRLGEALEAVVAHRPDVLFYVAGADPYEHDRLGRLKLTITGLAERDRLVFGTAVSRRIPVSVCMAGGYAPDVDAIASIHANTVREAQRALAMAKRRGVNGSGKITKWP